ATTCTGGACCGGCAGTTTCGAGCGCCTGGAGAAACTCTTTCGCGACGCCAAGTCCACGCACCCGTCCATCACGCCTTCCACATCCCCATCCACCAGGAAACCCAAGCCCAAATCAAAACCATGAGCACTGCTACTCAGACGCCCCAAGTACTGAAACTCACCCACCGCTTCCCTGCCTCTTGTGAGCAGGTGTTTGCCGCCTTCTCCACCTACGAGAACTGGGCAGCCTGGTTTGGACCCGAGGACTGCAACGTTGTCGACGGTTTTGCTGACTTCCGTGAGGGCGGCAACTTCCTTCTGCACATGAAGTCGCCTCGTGGGCTCTTCATCGTGGGCGGCACATACAAGAAAATCGAACGTCCGCATAAGCTGGAATACACATGGCAATGGAAGGATGATGAGGACTGGGAAAATGTGGAGTCCCTCGTGCAGCTTGAGTTCGTTGCTGTGGGTGAGGAAACGGAAGTCCGTCTGACGCACACCGGCATCCCCAACCCCACCAGCTACGCCGGCCATGTGCATGGCTGGACGAGCGGCTGGACCTGCCTCGCGGCGTATCTGGAGAAGCAGGTCGGAGGAGCGAAGTGATGGAATGATGGAGTGCTGTTTGGAATGCTTCTTCTCTCAGAGATGAGGTTGGAGTATTCTCATTTTCGCTTCTCCATGGAGTCTAGGGCGCTTTAGCTCCGGCCTGCTTCAGTACAAACTCGAGCAACTCCTTGCTCTCAAAGAACGACGGCGTTGCCTGGTGCCCCTCCCCGGGAAT
This genomic window from Roseimicrobium gellanilyticum contains:
- a CDS encoding SRPBCC family protein codes for the protein MSTATQTPQVLKLTHRFPASCEQVFAAFSTYENWAAWFGPEDCNVVDGFADFREGGNFLLHMKSPRGLFIVGGTYKKIERPHKLEYTWQWKDDEDWENVESLVQLEFVAVGEETEVRLTHTGIPNPTSYAGHVHGWTSGWTCLAAYLEKQVGGAK